One window from the genome of Anolis sagrei isolate rAnoSag1 chromosome 4, rAnoSag1.mat, whole genome shotgun sequence encodes:
- the CYP7A1 gene encoding cytochrome P450 7A1: MLTLLFLWGTVVMLCCSCWFFLRRRRRPNEPPLENGMLPYLGCALQFGANPFQFLRAREKKYGPIFTCQLAGKYVHFLTDPFSYHAVMQHGRHLDWKKFHFATSAKAFGHGSIDPSDGNTTENMQQTFTRTLQGNALTYLSEAMMENLHYVMVESREAKMSSSDWVTDKLYEFCCCVMFESGFLTLFGTELNSNYGKILSSTQENQRASILHSLENFKAFDQIFPALVAGLPIHLFKSAHSAREKLAEALLHENLKKRENISELISLRMFLNDTLSTFNDKEKAKTHLAVLWASQANTIPATFWTVLHLLRNPKALEAATEEVKRTLQNVSRNIGSNRNPIPLNRKQLDDMPVLDSIIKEAIRLSSASMTVRVAKEDFTLQLCSSSYNIRKDDIVALYPQLLHFDPEIYSDPMTFKYDRYLNENGEEKTVFYRNGHRLKYYYMPFGTGLAKCPGRLFAVHEIKQFLTLLLSYFEVELTDSNVACPSLDQSRAGLGILQPTSDINFKYRFKVL, from the exons ATGTTAACCTTGCTTTTCTTATGGGGAACAGTGGTGATGCTCTGCTGTAGCTGCTGGTTTTTTCTGAGAAGAAGGAG ACGTCCAAATGAGCCACCCTTAGAGAATGGGATGCTGCCCTACCTTGGATGTGCTTTGCAGTTTGGAGCCAATCCATTCCAATTCCTCAGGGCAAGAGAAAAGAAATACGGTCCAATTTTCACTTGTCAACTGGCTGGCAAATACGTCCATTTTCTCACAGATCCCTTTTCGTATCATGCAGTTATGCAACATGGAAGGCACCTGGATTGGAAGAAGTTCCACTTTGCGACCTCTGCAAAG GCATTTGGACATGGGAGTATTGACCCAAGTGATGGAAACACTACTGAGAATATGCAACAGACCTTCACTAGAACACTGCAGGGCAATGCGTTAACATATCTCAGTGAGGCCATGATGGAAAACTTGCACTATGTTATGGTGGAATCTAGAGAAGCAAAAATGAGCTCCAGTGACTGGGTCACTGATAAACTCTATGAGTTTTGCTGCTGTGTGATGTTTGAATCTGGGTTTTTAACCCTCTTTGGAACAGAGCTTAACTCAAACTATGGGAAGATCCTTTCTTCTACCCAAGAAAACCAGAGAGCATCCATCCTCCATTCTCTGGAGAACTTCAAAGCCTTTGACCAAATCTTTCCAGCTCTTGTAGCAGGTCTACCAATCCACTTATTCAAAAGTGCCCACAGTGCACGAGAGAAGCTAGCTGAAGCTTTGCTCCATGAGAaccttaaaaaaagagaaaacatttcTGAACTTATTTCTCTTCGCATGTTCTTGAATGACACTCTCTCCACTTTTAATGacaaggaaaaagcaaagacccaTCTTGCAGTTCTGTGGGCTTCACAAGCCAATACAATACCTGCTACCTTTTGGACTGTATTACATCTTCTTCG GAATCCAAAAGCATTGGAAGCAGCTACTGAAGAGGTGAAAAGGACTTTACAAAATGTTTCAAGAAATATTGGTTCAAATAGGAATCCAATTCCCTTGAATCGAAAACAACTGGATGACATGCCTGTGTTAG ATAGTATTATCAAAGAAGCAATAAGGCTCTCCAGTGCATCCATGACAGTGAGAGTTGCCAAGGAAGATTTCACGTTGCAATTATGCAGCAGCTCCTACAATATCCGCAAAGATGACATTGTAGCTCTCTATCCCCAGCTGTTGCATTTTGATCCAGAAATCTATTCTGATCCTATG ACATTCAAGTATGATCGTTACCTTAAtgaaaatggagaagaaaagaCAGTTTTCTACCGCAATGGGCACAGATTGAAATATTATTATATGCCGTTTGGAACAGGACTTGCAAAATGCCCAGGAAGACTCTTTGCAGTTCATGAAATCAAGCAATTTTTGACTTTGTTGCTTTCCTATTTTGAAGTGGAGCTCACTGACAGCAACGTGGCATGCCCTTCTTTAGACCAATCGCGGGCAGGACTTGGTATCTTACAGCCTACAAGTGACATTAATTTCAAGTACAGATTCAAAGTTCTGTGA
- the UBXN2B gene encoding UBX domain-containing protein 2B isoform X2, producing MSSSLAAVVEKDRRWMLALAGLYEDEMKRQPLHSEKSTTRVASHPRLPIQRSLKKPERSMSDDKNNQRFYLGDSDCRTDGPSSNMTSSKIVDELFKEAREHGAVPLNEVSRASGDCYKAKSFSGGGYRLGDSTWKRSEYIYGESQFGQDVQILLKLWRNGFSLDDGELRSYTDPVNAEFLESVKRGEIPAELQRLVHGGQINLDMEDHQEQEYVRPRLRFKAFSGEGQKLGSLTPEIVSTPSSPEEEEKSFADGAVLVDDSVPTTKIQIRLADGSRLIQRFNRTHRIVDIRNFIIQSRPLFANTDFVLLTTFPHKELTDESLTLQESDILNTVILQQLK from the exons ATGTCAAGCTCGCTGGCAGCCGTGGTGGAGAAGGACAGGAGGTGGATG CTGGCATTGGCTGGACTGTATGAAGATGAAATGAAAAGACAACCACTTCATTCTGAAAAATCAACAACTAGAGTAGCCAGTCATCCAAGATTACCCATTCAAAG AAGTTTGAAAAAACCTGAAAGAAGTATGAGTGATGACAAGAACAACCAAAG attttaccTAGGTGATTCAGATTGTAGAACTGATGGGCCATCTAGTAATATGACTTCCAGTAAAATTGTTGATGAGCTTTTCAAAGAAGCAAGAGAACATGGGGCAGTCCCTTTAAATGAAGTATCAAGAGCCTCAGGAGATTGTTATAAAGCTAAA TCATTTTCTGGTGGTGGATACAGATTGGGAGACTCTACATGGAAGCGCTCTGAATATATTTATGGAGAAAGCCAGTTTGGGCAGGAT GTTCAAATCTTGCTCAAACTGTGGAGGAATGGTTTCAGCTTAGATGATGGAGAGTTGAGATCTTACACAGACCCAGTAAATGCTGAGTTTCTCGAGTCTGTTAAAAGAGG AGAGATTCCTGCAGAACTCCAAAGATTGGTTCATGGAGGGCAAATTAATTTGGATATGGAAGACCATCAAGAGCAAGAATACGTAAGGCCTAGGCTGAGATTCAAAGCTTTCAGTGGAGAAGGACAAAAACTTGGaag ccTTACTCCTGAGATTGTTAGTACACCTTCCTCtccagaagaagaggagaaatccTTTGCTGATGGTGCTGTTTTGGTAGATGACTCTGTGCCAACTACTAAAATTCAAATAAGGCTAGCAGATGGAAGTCGTTTAATACAGAGGTTTAATCGAACACACAG GATTGTAGATATTCGGAACTTTATTATCCAGTCTCGGCCTTTGTTTGCTAACACTGACTTTGTTCTTCTGACTACATTTCCACATAAGGAGCTTACAGATGAAAGCCTGACACTACAAGAATCAGATATACTGAACACTGTGATTCTTCAGCAGCTAAAGTAA